The following are encoded in a window of Candidatus Binatus sp. genomic DNA:
- a CDS encoding IS1595 family transposase, translating into MNIAQIYRLYPKESDCIAHIEAVRWRGKPVCPYCGSDRSTAMPKEQRHHCNNCKTSFSAMVKTIFHHTHLPLQKWFLALSLILNAKKGIAARQLGRDLEVNKDTAWFMAMRIRRAMEEHPDQRALLQGVVEVDETYIGGKPRKRARRADEAPHNKRGRGTKKLAVVGAVQRGGKVITRLVPNVKAKTLTQFIREHVEAEGTTVMTDEMQSYWRLSAFIRHQTVNHQVEYVSGNIHTNTLESYWALLRRGLMGQYHRLSKRYLPRYLDEFSYRYNIRKVANVFEITLARGLGA; encoded by the coding sequence ATGAACATCGCTCAAATCTATCGGCTTTATCCTAAAGAATCGGATTGCATCGCACATATCGAGGCCGTGCGTTGGCGCGGCAAACCTGTCTGTCCGTACTGCGGATCGGATCGCTCTACAGCGATGCCGAAGGAACAGCGGCATCATTGCAACAATTGCAAGACTAGCTTTTCCGCGATGGTCAAGACGATTTTCCATCACACCCATCTGCCGTTGCAGAAGTGGTTTCTGGCGCTGTCGCTCATCCTGAACGCAAAGAAGGGCATCGCGGCGCGCCAGCTTGGCCGCGATCTGGAAGTTAACAAGGATACCGCGTGGTTCATGGCGATGCGGATTCGACGCGCTATGGAAGAGCATCCGGATCAGCGCGCGCTACTGCAAGGCGTTGTTGAAGTCGATGAAACTTACATCGGCGGAAAACCTCGCAAGCGGGCTCGGCGCGCCGATGAAGCGCCACACAATAAACGCGGACGCGGCACCAAGAAGCTCGCGGTTGTTGGCGCGGTCCAGCGCGGCGGTAAGGTTATCACTCGACTTGTTCCGAACGTCAAAGCCAAGACGCTGACTCAGTTTATTCGCGAGCACGTTGAAGCCGAAGGCACAACGGTGATGACGGACGAAATGCAGTCTTACTGGCGTCTATCCGCTTTCATTAGGCATCAGACCGTCAACCACCAAGTTGAGTACGTTTCGGGGAACATCCATACGAACACGCTCGAATCTTATTGGGCATTGCTCAGGAGGGGCCTGATGGGCCAGTACCACCGGCTCAGTAAGCGTTATCTACCGCGATACCTTGATGAGTTCAGCTACCGATACAACATTCGCAAAGTTGCAAACGTCTTTGAAATTACTCTGGCAAGGGGGTTGGGAGCATGA
- a CDS encoding P63C domain-containing protein: MSEQREKILRAVRQAPVKIGDVELGSAVLEDETRVLTQKTLLQAIGRSRPAGGVAQKAAIADLPVFLASPNLIPFISEDLRRSSKPVLFRPLGTGGRRTEKGGKGGSGYALGFDARILPEVCRVFVEARDKGALPKSQVRIAEQCDRLLRGLAGVGIIALIDEATGYQEERERDALQRILEAYIQPEFLPWTQRFPIEYFKELFRLRNWTWASDPSTKGPRGPRYVGKLNNQLIYAHLPPGVLPELQRLNPPNEKGQRRRKHHQYLTENIGNPHLEKQVLAVLTLMKASPNWTVFERLFRRVFPAPQGELALIESNERGEE, translated from the coding sequence ATGAGCGAGCAAAGAGAAAAGATTCTGCGTGCGGTTCGACAGGCGCCGGTCAAAATCGGTGATGTTGAATTAGGTTCTGCGGTCCTTGAAGACGAAACGCGCGTCCTGACGCAAAAGACGCTCTTGCAGGCCATCGGGCGTTCGCGACCAGCTGGCGGGGTAGCGCAAAAAGCAGCGATCGCAGATTTGCCGGTTTTCTTGGCCTCACCCAACCTAATCCCCTTTATTTCCGAAGACTTAAGGCGATCGTCGAAACCCGTACTTTTTCGCCCATTAGGAACGGGCGGTCGCCGCACCGAGAAAGGCGGAAAGGGCGGTAGCGGATATGCACTGGGATTTGATGCTCGCATTCTTCCAGAAGTTTGCAGGGTCTTCGTTGAAGCGCGGGACAAGGGCGCACTGCCTAAATCTCAGGTGCGGATCGCTGAACAGTGCGATCGTCTTCTTCGCGGTCTGGCGGGTGTCGGTATTATCGCGCTGATAGATGAAGCAACCGGTTACCAAGAGGAACGCGAACGAGATGCACTTCAGCGCATTTTAGAGGCTTACATTCAGCCCGAGTTTTTGCCGTGGACGCAACGTTTTCCGATCGAATATTTCAAGGAATTGTTCCGACTAAGAAATTGGACGTGGGCATCCGATCCATCAACCAAAGGGCCTCGCGGCCCACGGTACGTGGGTAAATTGAATAATCAGCTTATCTATGCGCACTTGCCACCAGGTGTATTGCCCGAGCTACAACGCCTGAATCCGCCAAACGAGAAGGGCCAGCGTCGCCGCAAGCATCATCAGTATCTCACTGAGAACATAGGAAATCCGCATCTTGAAAAACAGGTGCTAGCGGTCTTAACTCTGATGAAAGCATCGCCAAACTGGACGGTATTTGAGCGTCTTTTTAGACGTGTTTTCCCAGCACCACAAGGCGAACTTGCACTCATCGAATCGAACGAAAGGGGAGAAGAATGA
- a CDS encoding O-acetylhomoserine aminocarboxypropyltransferase/cysteine synthase family protein, whose protein sequence is MADSSSNYRLGTLALHAGQQVDPATNARAVPIYATSSYLFNDTEHASNLFALKEFGNIYTRLMNPTNDVLEKRLAALEGGAAGLAFASGQAAINAAILTIAHSGQNIISATSLYGGTWTLFTQTFKQLGVEVRFFDSAKPEEISRLVDDKTRLVYLETLGNPKNDVPDFRKISELAHSHGLPVIIDNTVMTPWLYRPIEDGADIIVHSTTKFIGGHGTHIGGAIVDSAKFKWGDNPKKWPEFCAPSPSYHGMVFEEALRPIGNIAYILHIRTHWLRDTGACMSPFAAFLFLQGLETLHLRMPRHCENALKVAKHLEQHRSVDWVNYPGLPSHKDYANARKYLPKGQGAIIGFGIKGGRDAGVKFINNVKLMSHLANIGDAKTLVIHPASTTHSQLTREEQLSTGVTPEYVRLSVGIEDIEDIIEDLDQALAASQR, encoded by the coding sequence ATGGCAGACAGCAGTTCCAACTATCGGCTGGGGACGCTTGCGCTTCACGCCGGACAGCAGGTCGATCCCGCCACCAACGCACGGGCCGTGCCGATTTACGCGACGTCGTCGTATTTGTTCAACGACACGGAGCACGCATCGAACCTGTTCGCGCTCAAAGAGTTCGGCAACATCTACACGCGCTTGATGAACCCGACCAACGACGTGTTGGAGAAGCGACTGGCGGCGCTGGAGGGCGGCGCGGCAGGGCTGGCTTTTGCGTCGGGCCAGGCTGCAATCAATGCCGCCATCCTGACCATCGCCCACAGCGGCCAAAACATCATCTCGGCCACCAGCCTGTATGGCGGTACGTGGACGCTGTTCACGCAGACGTTCAAGCAGCTCGGCGTCGAGGTGCGTTTCTTCGATTCCGCCAAGCCCGAGGAAATCAGCCGGCTGGTGGACGACAAGACGCGCCTGGTTTACCTCGAGACGCTGGGAAATCCAAAAAATGATGTCCCGGACTTCCGTAAGATCTCGGAGCTGGCCCACAGTCACGGCCTGCCGGTGATCATAGACAACACGGTGATGACGCCGTGGCTGTACCGGCCGATCGAAGACGGGGCCGACATCATCGTTCACTCGACCACCAAGTTCATCGGCGGGCACGGCACGCACATCGGCGGCGCGATCGTCGATAGTGCGAAGTTCAAGTGGGGTGACAACCCGAAGAAATGGCCCGAATTCTGCGCGCCCAGCCCGTCGTACCACGGGATGGTGTTCGAGGAGGCGCTGCGGCCCATCGGCAATATCGCCTACATCCTGCACATCCGCACGCACTGGCTGCGCGATACCGGCGCGTGCATGAGCCCGTTCGCGGCGTTTCTTTTCCTTCAAGGGCTGGAGACGCTGCACCTGCGGATGCCCCGGCACTGCGAAAACGCATTGAAGGTTGCCAAGCATCTGGAGCAGCATCGATCCGTGGATTGGGTGAACTATCCCGGTCTGCCAAGCCACAAGGACTACGCCAACGCGCGCAAGTACCTGCCCAAGGGCCAGGGCGCCATCATTGGGTTCGGCATCAAGGGCGGCCGTGACGCCGGGGTGAAGTTTATCAATAACGTCAAGTTGATGAGCCACCTGGCCAATATCGGCGACGCCAAGACGCTGGTTATTCATCCCGCCTCGACGACTCACTCGCAGCTCACGCGCGAGGAGCAGTTGAGCACGGGGGTAACGCCCGAGTACGTTCGCCTGTCAGTGGGGATCGAGGACATCGAGGACATCATCGAGGATCTCGATCAGGCGCTGGCAGCTTCGCAACGGTAA
- the epsC gene encoding serine O-acetyltransferase EpsC has protein sequence MNSRDEEDGNGGIAGSDWNLDRIVAELRASRAGSQAGGKREKAAPLPSKEAVARIIDGLFAALFPTHFVLPDLTDEGIDYFVGHTLDAALRSLVNQVRLELQFASRPPDQSSRDQARDAIRITREFAACLPKVRAVLENDILAAYQGDPAAKSVEEVRVCYPGIWAITHHRLAHQLYLLGVPLLARIISELAHSATGIDIHPGAKIGASFFIDHGTGVVIGETAIIGQRVRLYQAVTLGAKSFPVGEDGTLIKGIARHPIVEDDVVIYAGATILGRVTIGRGSTIGGNVWLTRSVPPGSNITQAQVRSEEFDEGAGI, from the coding sequence ATGAACTCGCGAGATGAGGAAGACGGTAACGGCGGGATTGCAGGCTCGGATTGGAACCTTGACCGGATCGTCGCCGAACTGCGCGCCTCCCGCGCTGGTTCGCAAGCGGGAGGCAAGCGCGAGAAGGCCGCCCCGCTGCCATCGAAGGAGGCGGTGGCGCGCATCATCGACGGCCTGTTCGCGGCGCTTTTCCCCACCCACTTCGTTCTGCCGGATCTTACCGACGAGGGCATCGATTACTTTGTCGGGCACACGCTCGACGCGGCGCTGCGTTCGCTGGTCAACCAGGTGCGGCTGGAACTGCAGTTTGCATCCCGGCCACCGGACCAGAGCAGTCGCGATCAAGCGCGGGATGCGATCCGGATAACACGCGAGTTTGCCGCATGTCTGCCGAAGGTGCGCGCGGTGCTCGAAAACGATATTTTGGCTGCCTACCAGGGCGACCCCGCGGCCAAGAGCGTCGAAGAGGTACGGGTCTGCTACCCGGGCATTTGGGCCATCACCCACCATCGCCTCGCTCATCAACTCTATCTGCTGGGTGTCCCTCTGCTCGCCCGCATCATCTCGGAGCTTGCGCACTCGGCAACCGGGATCGATATCCACCCGGGGGCGAAGATCGGCGCGAGTTTTTTCATCGACCACGGCACCGGTGTGGTCATCGGAGAGACGGCCATCATCGGCCAGCGGGTGCGCTTGTATCAGGCCGTCACACTGGGGGCGAAGAGCTTTCCGGTTGGCGAAGACGGCACGCTGATCAAAGGCATCGCCAGACATCCCATCGTGGAAGACGACGTCGTGATCTATGCCGGCGCGACCATCCTCGGTCGCGTCACCATCGGCCGCGGGTCGACCATCGGCGGCAACGTCTGGCTCACGCGCAGCGTGCCGCCCGGAAGCAACATCACGCAGGCGCAGGTGCGCAGCGAGGAGTTCGATGAAGGCGCCGGGATATGA
- the metX gene encoding homoserine O-acetyltransferase MetX → MDRRATQPLAHQAKVGQGDFDSSDAVRTAAPLLHARQVTFDTALKLELGGELPSVTFTYETYGQLNEAGDNAVLICHAISGDSHVARHDDADYPGWWDIMVGPGRFIDTDRYFVICANILGGCRGTTGPNSIDPLTGNPYAADFPTVTIADSVEVQRRLIDHLGVGRLLAVIGGSMGGHQAIAWATRYPERVRGCVAMATSPRLTSQALAFDVVARNAIMHDPHYHGGRYYGEQGPAVGLALARMLGHITYLSRESMTAKFGPSRLRPRQVATAFEKKFSVGAYLGYQGDRFVERFDANSYVTLSMMMDMFDVGDRPEALQAALAPSQCQWLVVSFSSDWLFPPEQGREIADALLALDKPVSYCEVTSLSGHDAFLLADSVETYGGMIRGFFANLSGTPKVVEPSVAPAPPPSSGTFFQGDRVDLRILVDQIPLDSSVLDLGCGSGQLMSELVARGHSRVVGVEVDEKAVLACVCRGLNVIHADLNRGLTGFRDRHFDVVVLSQALQCIDDTKGILREITRVGGFGIVSFPNFAYRKLREMYFELGRSPKLPGLYGYEWYDTPNRRFASIVDVRELCHAIGVRVLREICLNSESGQEVHDDPNLNADIAMFFISG, encoded by the coding sequence GTGGATAGACGTGCCACGCAGCCGCTCGCCCATCAGGCGAAGGTGGGGCAGGGCGATTTCGACAGCAGCGACGCGGTCCGTACCGCGGCGCCGCTGCTGCATGCCAGGCAGGTCACCTTCGACACTGCGCTCAAACTGGAACTCGGCGGCGAACTGCCGTCGGTAACATTCACTTACGAGACCTACGGGCAGCTAAACGAGGCGGGCGACAACGCCGTCCTGATTTGCCACGCCATCAGCGGCGACTCGCACGTGGCCCGGCACGACGACGCGGATTATCCCGGATGGTGGGATATCATGGTGGGACCGGGCCGGTTCATCGATACCGACCGCTATTTCGTCATCTGCGCCAACATCCTGGGCGGATGCCGCGGCACTACCGGCCCCAACAGCATCGACCCGCTCACCGGCAATCCGTATGCGGCGGACTTTCCCACCGTAACCATTGCCGACTCCGTCGAAGTGCAGCGACGGCTGATTGACCACCTCGGCGTGGGCCGGCTGCTGGCGGTGATCGGTGGCTCGATGGGCGGTCATCAGGCGATCGCCTGGGCAACGCGCTATCCCGAACGGGTCCGTGGATGCGTGGCGATGGCGACCTCGCCCCGGCTAACCAGCCAGGCGCTGGCGTTCGACGTAGTCGCGCGCAATGCGATTATGCACGACCCGCACTATCACGGCGGGCGATATTACGGAGAGCAGGGGCCGGCGGTGGGCCTGGCGCTGGCGCGGATGCTAGGGCACATCACGTACCTGTCGCGCGAATCGATGACCGCGAAATTCGGTCCGAGCCGCCTGCGTCCGCGGCAGGTCGCCACGGCATTCGAGAAAAAGTTTTCGGTCGGCGCTTACCTGGGTTACCAGGGCGACAGATTTGTCGAGCGGTTCGACGCGAACAGCTACGTCACGCTGTCGATGATGATGGACATGTTTGACGTGGGCGACAGACCCGAGGCGCTGCAGGCGGCGCTGGCGCCATCGCAGTGCCAGTGGCTGGTGGTGAGCTTCAGCAGCGATTGGCTTTTCCCGCCGGAACAGGGCCGCGAGATCGCCGACGCCTTGCTGGCGCTGGACAAGCCCGTGTCGTATTGCGAGGTTACCAGCTTGAGCGGCCACGACGCGTTCCTTTTGGCCGACAGTGTCGAGACTTACGGCGGGATGATCCGCGGCTTCTTTGCCAATCTTTCCGGGACGCCGAAGGTCGTCGAACCGAGCGTGGCGCCGGCGCCACCGCCATCGTCGGGCACCTTTTTTCAGGGCGACCGCGTGGACCTCCGAATCCTGGTGGACCAGATTCCGCTCGACAGCAGCGTGCTGGACCTGGGCTGCGGCAGCGGCCAACTGATGTCCGAACTCGTCGCCAGGGGCCACTCCCGCGTCGTGGGCGTCGAGGTAGACGAGAAGGCCGTTCTCGCGTGCGTATGCCGCGGATTGAACGTCATCCATGCCGACCTCAACCGCGGATTGACCGGCTTTCGCGATCGGCATTTCGACGTGGTAGTGCTCTCGCAGGCCTTGCAGTGCATCGACGACACCAAAGGCATCCTGCGCGAGATCACACGCGTCGGCGGGTTTGGCATCGTCAGCTTTCCGAATTTCGCTTATCGCAAGCTGCGGGAGATGTATTTCGAACTGGGCCGCTCACCCAAGCTGCCGGGGCTTTACGGCTACGAATGGTACGACACCCCGAATCGCCGATTCGCCTCGATCGTCGATGTTCGGGAGCTCTGCCATGCAATCGGCGTTCGGGTGCTGCGCGAGATCTGCCTGAACAGCGAATCAGGCCAGGAAGTTCACGACGACCCGAACCTGAACGCCGACATCGCAATGTTCTTCATCAGCGGCTGA
- a CDS encoding wax ester/triacylglycerol synthase family O-acyltransferase — translation MAKHERLSALDRTFLDLEYPETHMHVAGVMVFDAGPLRTAGGGIDIEKIRKYVASRLHLIPRYRQRIARIPLDNHPVWVDDDRFNLEYHVRHTALPRPGGDEQLKRLTGRIVSQQLDRGKPLWELWIVEGLDGDRFAMITKTHHCMIDGVAAVDLAAVLMSPAPDAAIPDAQPWQPQSAPSRGELVMEEARRRLAGPLELGKAILGAMQNPAETAERISEQISAVTETLSAGMSSASDSPFNQPIGPHRRFEWTAMELADVKRVKNALGGTVNDVVLATVAGAVGLFLSGRGFSPEEIAQLDFRAMVPVSVRASSERGTLGNRIASWAARLPIAQTNPRRRLQAVRAITADLKGSRQALGAEVLAQVSEWTAATLLSLAMRLAARARPFNLIVTNVPGPQIPLYMIGARLLAGYPIGPLFLDQSLNIALLSYDGRLYWGFNGDWDVLPDLRDLVTAIRASFDELLRAAETAHAQTRTRSRKPRARHG, via the coding sequence ATGGCCAAGCACGAACGGCTAAGCGCCTTGGACCGGACATTCCTCGACCTCGAATATCCTGAAACGCACATGCACGTCGCGGGCGTGATGGTCTTCGACGCCGGTCCGCTGCGGACTGCCGGCGGCGGAATCGATATCGAAAAGATCCGGAAATACGTCGCGTCGCGATTGCATCTCATCCCCCGTTATCGGCAGCGGATCGCGCGGATACCGCTCGATAATCATCCGGTGTGGGTGGACGACGATCGCTTCAACCTTGAATATCACGTGCGGCACACTGCGCTGCCGCGCCCCGGCGGCGACGAGCAGCTCAAGCGATTGACGGGAAGAATCGTCTCGCAGCAACTCGATCGCGGCAAACCGCTGTGGGAATTGTGGATAGTCGAGGGACTCGACGGCGATCGCTTCGCGATGATCACCAAGACCCATCACTGCATGATCGACGGAGTAGCCGCCGTCGATCTCGCAGCCGTGCTGATGAGTCCGGCGCCGGACGCGGCGATTCCCGACGCGCAGCCGTGGCAGCCGCAGTCCGCGCCGTCGCGCGGCGAGCTGGTGATGGAGGAAGCCCGGCGGCGGCTGGCGGGGCCGCTGGAATTGGGCAAAGCAATCCTCGGCGCGATGCAAAATCCGGCCGAGACCGCGGAGCGCATCAGCGAGCAGATTTCCGCGGTAACCGAAACGCTCAGCGCAGGAATGTCTTCAGCTTCGGATTCGCCGTTTAATCAGCCAATCGGCCCGCATCGGCGATTCGAATGGACGGCGATGGAGCTGGCCGACGTCAAGCGGGTGAAGAACGCTCTGGGCGGGACGGTAAACGATGTCGTGCTGGCCACGGTGGCGGGTGCGGTTGGATTGTTTCTGAGCGGCCGGGGATTTTCTCCTGAAGAAATTGCGCAACTCGATTTCCGCGCGATGGTTCCGGTGAGCGTGCGCGCGTCGTCGGAGCGAGGCACGCTGGGAAATCGAATCGCGTCATGGGCGGCGCGCCTTCCGATCGCCCAAACCAATCCGCGCCGGCGCCTGCAGGCGGTCCGCGCAATCACGGCCGATCTCAAAGGGTCGCGGCAGGCGCTGGGAGCAGAGGTGCTCGCGCAGGTCAGCGAGTGGACGGCGGCCACGCTGTTGTCGCTCGCGATGCGTCTGGCGGCGCGGGCGCGCCCGTTCAATCTGATCGTCACCAACGTGCCCGGACCGCAGATCCCGCTTTATATGATCGGCGCGCGACTGTTGGCCGGATATCCAATCGGGCCGCTGTTTTTGGATCAATCGCTCAACATCGCGCTGCTCAGCTACGATGGCCGGTTGTATTGGGGATTCAATGGGGACTGGGATGTGCTGCCCGATCTCCGCGACCTTGTCACAGCAATTCGCGCATCGTTCGACGAGTTACTCCGGGCGGCTGAGACGGCGCACGCTCAAACGCGCACCCGCAGTCGCAAACCGCGCGCGCGGCATGGGTGA
- a CDS encoding ATP-dependent Clp protease proteolytic subunit: MIDLTGKNVAYYGYTGIIDSNGVTRLCQAFNIASNKKADYIYLCLNSLGGSVADGIYFYNHIRALPTKVIMHATGLVASIATVVFVGAEIRYASANSMFMVHSTTVGPYQSVNAEQLKTNLVYASGEDERTERILKERANLSEEILLAKRTREVYLPPQEALKFGLIHEIGDFILGVGNQVVQI; the protein is encoded by the coding sequence ATGATCGACCTGACCGGAAAGAACGTTGCCTACTATGGTTATACTGGGATTATCGACTCAAACGGGGTCACGCGCCTTTGCCAAGCATTCAACATCGCCTCTAACAAAAAGGCGGACTACATCTATCTATGCTTGAATTCTCTTGGCGGTTCCGTGGCCGATGGAATTTATTTCTACAACCATATCCGCGCGTTACCTACGAAAGTGATCATGCACGCGACGGGATTAGTCGCTTCAATCGCGACCGTCGTTTTTGTAGGTGCTGAGATTCGATATGCCTCAGCAAATTCAATGTTTATGGTGCATTCAACCACCGTCGGACCATACCAATCTGTTAACGCAGAGCAGTTAAAGACGAACTTGGTTTATGCGTCTGGCGAAGACGAACGAACCGAACGAATACTCAAGGAGCGAGCGAATTTGAGCGAGGAAATTTTACTTGCTAAGCGGACTAGAGAAGTCTATCTGCCGCCCCAAGAAGCTCTCAAATTCGGTCTGATTCATGAGATTGGGGACTTCATTCTTGGGGTCGGCAACCAAGTTGTTCAAATCTAA
- the cysK gene encoding cysteine synthase A, which produces MPHWYEDNSKSIGHTPLIRLNRVVDGAPATVLAKIEGRNPAYSVKCRIGAAMVWDAEQRGLLGPGKELVEATSGNTGIALAFVAAARNLPLTLTMPETMSIERRKLLIAYGAKLVLTEGAKGMPGAIAKSEEIKASAPDRYVLMQQFKNPANPAIHEKTTGPEIWDDTEGAVDIFVSGVGTGGTITGVSRYIKHTKGKPIISVAVEPSASPVLKQFRAGEPLKPAGHKIQGLGAGFVPEVLDLSLVDEIEPATNEESIHYALRLAREEGIISGISSGAAVAVAARIAKRPHNAGKTIVVILPDSGERYLSTTLFEGLFDH; this is translated from the coding sequence ATGCCCCATTGGTACGAGGATAATTCAAAATCCATCGGGCACACACCGCTGATACGGCTCAACCGTGTCGTCGATGGGGCCCCGGCTACGGTGCTTGCAAAGATTGAAGGGCGCAACCCCGCCTATTCCGTCAAATGCCGAATCGGCGCGGCGATGGTTTGGGATGCCGAACAGCGTGGCCTGCTGGGCCCCGGCAAGGAACTGGTCGAGGCGACCAGCGGAAACACGGGGATTGCGCTCGCCTTCGTCGCCGCGGCCCGTAATCTCCCGCTGACTTTAACCATGCCGGAGACGATGAGTATCGAGCGCCGCAAATTGCTGATCGCGTACGGCGCGAAGCTGGTGCTCACGGAGGGGGCAAAGGGCATGCCCGGAGCGATCGCGAAGTCTGAGGAAATCAAGGCGTCGGCGCCTGATCGCTACGTGCTTATGCAGCAGTTCAAGAACCCCGCGAATCCCGCGATTCACGAGAAGACGACCGGTCCGGAAATATGGGACGACACCGAAGGTGCGGTTGATATTTTCGTGTCGGGCGTGGGCACCGGCGGCACCATCACCGGAGTCTCGCGCTACATCAAGCACACCAAAGGAAAACCGATTATTTCGGTCGCGGTTGAGCCGTCTGCCAGTCCCGTGCTCAAGCAGTTTCGAGCGGGTGAACCGCTGAAGCCCGCCGGCCATAAGATTCAAGGCCTCGGCGCCGGATTCGTGCCCGAAGTCCTGGATCTCTCACTGGTTGACGAAATCGAACCGGCTACCAACGAGGAGTCGATCCATTACGCGCTGCGCCTGGCACGCGAGGAGGGGATAATCTCGGGTATTTCGAGTGGGGCCGCCGTGGCGGTGGCCGCGCGGATCGCCAAACGTCCGCACAACGCGGGCAAGACGATCGTCGTCATACTGCCCGACTCCGGCGAGCGGTACCTCAGTACCACCCTGTTCGAGGGTCTCTTTGATCACTAA